Within Nitrospira sp. MA-1, the genomic segment GAGATTGACTCTTTTGTTGAAAGTTGTATGATAGATTTACTTTTGGAGATGATTGGGCCGTAGGAGGGATAAAACTTCGAGCTTGCCTTTGGATATTGGAGTAACGGCCACCATTGAGGAAGTTGTTTCAGGGAAATTATGCAGTCCTTGGGTTTTTAGTTGCCCTTCTAAGTGGGTGTAGTTCCTGGCATCATGTGGCAATCGTCAGTCATGGTGCTGACTTGAGGAGTGAATCTTCCTCTTCCGATTCTTCTCCTCCTTCGTTGGGGACTGCCCCATCCACTTCTGTGCCAAAGCCGGAACCGCTTCTTCCCCTAGTTTCGCAACCTACAAAATCAGAGAATCTTCCACCCGAAATAAACTCGGGTGTTACTGCCCAATCTGCGGATGACTCCCTTCTCCCCTTGAAGTTGGAAGATGTGTTTTTTGACTATGACCAATATTCCATAGAAAAGGAGGCTGTTCCTACCCTGACGCAGAACGCTCAGGTACTCCTGAAACGATATCCTTCTCGTGAAGTATTGATTGAAGGGCATTGTGATGAACGGGGAACCGAGGAATACAACCTTGTTCTGGGTGAGCGACGCGCGATGGCGGTGAAGAATTACCTTGTAGATTTAGGCGTAACCGCTTCCTCTATTCGAGTCCTTAGTTTAGGAAAACATGAACCCTTTTGTCTTCAGTCCACACTTCGGTGTTTTCG encodes:
- a CDS encoding OmpA family protein, translated to MRKLFQGNYAVLGFLVALLSGCSSWHHVAIVSHGADLRSESSSSDSSPPSLGTAPSTSVPKPEPLLPLVSQPTKSENLPPEINSGVTAQSADDSLLPLKLEDVFFDYDQYSIEKEAVPTLTQNAQVLLKRYPSREVLIEGHCDERGTEEYNLVLGERRAMAVKNYLVDLGVTASSIRVLSLGKHEPFCLQSTLRCFRQNRRAHFVLKKH